The region GCAGTGGCTCAGGCCCAAAAACCATTTCCCATTGCCCCTGACTCTTGAGCCACACCAGTGACTTTGTCTTCATCTTGGGTCAAAAAACTATGGCCCCCAGGCCAGATCCAGCTAGCTGATGGCTTTTTTAGGCCTGCAAGCAAAGAACAGTTTCGGGGTTCTTTAAGGCTTATAGCAAAACAGACCATGTGACAGACCATACAGCCACCAAGCCTAGAATGGGCCCTCTGACCCTTCGTGGGAAACTCTGCAGCTTCCTGTGTATGTCAGCCCCTCTGGTTCCTTCCCCACATCCAGCCAGAAGAGGGTGGAGGGCTCCCTGGATCAGTTGCTGCGGTCAACAGAGGGCATAACAAGCCCCGGGCCACCCTGTCCAGACTCTCGTTTCCTGTGGCAGCCTCCCGCTTACTTCTGGGAGCCCAGCCACATGTGGACATGCCCTCAGGGCTCCAGAGCCAGAGCTTCTGACCTGGAGGGGCTCTGGGGCTCCCATTGGAAACATGGTCGTCCATGTGCAGCCTATGATGACAGGCCTGCCCTGGGTTCAGCAGGAGGACAACAGAGCACCCATGTCTGCAAGCTGGCCACGTAGGCACATTCTGCAAGAGAGGCCTGGTGCAGGCTCTGTGCAGAGGGCGAGCATGCATGGTTTTCAGCCAGGGTGCCACACTGAACCACAGATGAATGGGCATGACAGGCAGACAGGCTGAGCATATATCTGCATTGAGATCACTGGTAGCTCTAAGGACAAGTGTCCAGACAAGGCAGAGAGACAGAATGCTGTTTGGGTTGATTCTGAAAGTTGCAGCCCCCTCAAGAGATTGGGGACCACCACCCCCAGTGGGTCCCACATGCCCAGACTCCTCTCTGTAtatcttcctctttccctccaaGTGACTGTGTTTGTCATTTCAGATTGGGACACCAGGACTGAGGACAAGGTGTTTCTCCAGAAGGAAGAACTTCCTGAGGATTTGGAATCACAGGCAGAAATATCAGAAAACAGTTCCAGCAATGCTTCCCAGGGTCCTGGGCTTGGGGAGCCCTGTGATGGAGCACTGGGAAGGGCGTGGGGGGCTCCTGACAAGAGGCAGGCACAGCCCCACTGCCCAGAGGGGTGCCTCACACCAGTGGCTGTGCCTCTCTGGAGCCCCctgggggagaaagaattggactGTGGTGATTTTGAGAGCAGCTTTGGTCTGAGCCCAAGCCCAGGGACCTTCCAGGCAATGCCTATGGGAGAGAGGccaggtgtgtatgtgtgcagcCCCAGCTTCCAACACAGTGCAAGCCTAACTAGCCATGAGGCGCTCTGCCCAGCTGAAAGCCCGCTTATATGTAACGCATGTGGGAAAACCTTCAGAGGAAACCCTGATCTCATACAGCATCAGATAACCCACACTGGACAGAAGTCCTTCATGTGTAGCGTGTGTGGAAAATCCTTCAGCCAGAACTCACTTCTTAAAAGTCATCTGCAGTGTCACATGGGTGAGAAGCCCTACACCTGTGAGGAGTGCGGGAAAGCCTTCCATGCACACTCGGACCTCATGAGGCACAGGGGTGACCACAGCAGAGAGCCTTATGCATGCAGTGAGTGTGGGAAGGCCTTTCACCAGAGCTCCAGCCTCAAAAAGCACCAGAGGGTCCATGCAGGCGAGAGGCCCTATGCGTGTGGGGAGTGCGGGAAAGCTTTCCGGCGGAGCTCCAACCTGGTCCAGCACCAAAGGGTCCATTCTGGGGAGAAGCCGTAtgtgtgcagtgaatgtgggaaggccttccGGCGGAGCTCAAACCTCATCAAACACCACAGGGTCCACACAGGTGAGAAGCCATTTGAGTGTGGGGAGTGTGGGAAGGCATTCAGCCAGAGCTCGCATCTGAGGAAGCATCAGAGGGTCCACACAGGGGAGAGGCCATACATGTGCAGTGAATGTGGCAAGCCATTCAGCCGCGTCTCCAACCTCATCAAGCACCACAGGGTCCATACGGGAGAGAAGCCCTATAAATGCCCCGACTGCGGGAAGGCCTTCAGCCAGAGCTCCAGCCTCATTCAGCACCGGAGAATCCACACTGGGGAGAAGCCGCACGTATGTGACGTGTGCGGAAAGGCTTTCAGTTACAGCTCAGTGCTCAGAAAGCACCAGATAATCCACACGGGAGAGAAACCTTATGCGTGTGGTGTCTGTGGGAAGGCCTTCAGCCACAGCTCAGCCCTCGTTCAGCATCAGGGTGTGCACACAGGTGAGAAGCCCTACGAGTGCCATGAGTGTGGGAAGACGTTCAGCCGCAGCTCCAACCTTATCCTGCACCAGCGAGTTCATACAGGAGAGAAGCCCTATGAATGCACTGAGTGTGGGAAGACCTTCAGCCAGAGCTCAACTCTCATTCAGCATCAGAGGATTCATAATGGATTGAAACCCCATGAATGTAACCAGTGTGGTAAAGCCTTCAACCGAAGCTCAAACCTCATTCACCACCAGAAagttcatactggagagaagccGTACACGTGTGTCGAGTGTGGGAAGGGCTTCAGCCAGAGCTCACACCTCATTCAGCATCAAATAATCCACACCGGCGAGAGGCCCTACAAGTGCCATGAATGCGGGAAGGCCTTCAGCCAGCGCTCCGTCCTCATCCAGCACCAGCGCATCCACACTGGTGTGAAGCCCCACGAGTGTGCTGCCTGCGGAAAGGCCTTCAGCCAGCGGTCCAAGCTGGTCAAGCACCAGCTGGTCCACACCAGGCAGTGAAGCCGGACGGCTTCCTCTCTGGctaccccagcccctcctcccaggTGTGAGGCCTGGCCGCTCAGCTGCCCTCCATCCTGCGTCCCTCTGTCTGCAGAGCCGGGACCCTCCTTGCCCTCCATTGCTCCGCCTCACGTGACCTcgtttctttcttgtttgtacatTTGGTTGTCAGATGCCTTGTTTGTCAGTAGGGGAAAGACTATAGAGGCTGCATATTTGGGAGTAGAGTTGATTACTGTAACCAGACATGACTCGAAAAGTAAACTGCACTTGGTTCATGGTTCCCACAGTAAGTCTTGTTTGGTGATTAGTCGTGGAGAGTAAGCCCTTTGTCACTGTCTGTGATCTGGGTCTTCATGTCAGAGTAGGTTCAGAGGGTTTTGGGTCTGCTTGCCGTCACCTTCTCAGGTGGCGCATACTCACTATCCCCAGTTCCTCCCCTTTTTGTCCCTGCTGTCCAGTCACTGGACACAAGACTCCTCTGCTGCTCTGTTTCCTTTGTGCCTGTCTGCTGCCCAGAGTGTGCTTTCTCCTCATGGCTCCGCTGTCACTCACGTCCATGTTGCCTGCTCTGGGGTGCTGCACAAGTGCGTGCGGCTCTTTCCTAGCCTCTAGTCCTGTTCTCCACAGTCCAGGCTGTCAGCCCCACGGAAGCCCATCCTGTTCCCACGAGCTCCCTGGCTCAGTGTTCTCCCTGGCTCAGTGTTCTCCCAGGTCCACTCATCAGGTATTTACGGGACTCCTGTCAGATGCCCCTAGGGGCTGGCCACCTCCTCAGTTTCCCAGAGCTGTGCAACAGAGGGACCTCAGCCCAGAAGCTGTATGTCTGTCCCTAGGGAGGTCACTGAACAGCAGCCAGCAGGTCTTGACCTGACATCCTGGAGAGGATGGAGAGGCGCCGCCTGCATTGTtgcaggaggaaaggaagaaacacaaatgtgGTCAGGCAGGTAGTTAGGGTGGGAGGTTAAGGGTTTGGCTCCTGTCTTTTGAAGGAAGTAGAGCCATCAGCTGCGAATGAGAGGTTTGGGGAGTTTTGAAGAGAAGGAAGTAGGAGAATTGAGTCGAGGCAAAGGTCAGGGTGCGCTAGGATGCAGGCCTGCCCTCACACCAGGGACTGTCAGAAGTAGCCTGTTGCCCCTCAggttcccccacacacacacaaaccccctCTCCCGAGGCGACACCCTGAGGGGAAGCTGCCACATGCGGTTCTGGTGGCACCTTGCTCCGACCCTCCCACCTCCTGGAGACCTCCAGTCTGCTGACCCTACTGCTTTCTTGCCACCAGGCAACCCTATGGCTTCACCTTTCTCCTGCCAGCCTGGATTGATCATCCCACTCATCAGTAAACACTCTGCTCCCTTCATGGGGAATATAGCTGGAAACAAGTTACCAAGAGCCAGCCTGAGGGGATGTTCTGGTGGGAGGGAACCACCTGGTCAGGACCTCCACAGAGCAGCGAGGTAGAGACTGGTGGTCTGGCGAGAGGCTCAGCCAGACAAGGCCTCACTGAGATGTCAGAGCAACGACTGGAGGGAAACAAGTACCAGCGTGACCGGGGGTGGCAAGGAGTCAGTGGGCTATAGGTGTGCCCTGAGTTAAGAGTGCTCAGACTAGGACTTGCTGAGGCAGGGGACCAGTGACCCCACAGCCACCACCGGGGTAGCAGGCAGTTTCCTCAGCACGCAGGCTCTCTTCTGAAGAAGTGAAGGCACTGGGGACATTATGCTGAAGGTGCAGATTTGGTGCACCCACACAAAGGAAGTCATAAGATTCGGGGGACAGGGCACAGTGAGCCATTCCTCGTCCCAGGCCATCAGCCAGTGgaggctggggagcagggtggTGGCACCTGTTAAAGGTGCCCTGAGGAAAACAAAGTGGTAACTTGGGTTCAGGGCCTTATCCAAACATTCAGACTTGGTGTGAGCAGGGTTGTCATACTGTTAAGTGCCTGAGAAGAAACAGCAAAAGTTGTTTGTCCTGACCCTGAGCAAAAGGGTTCAGCTTTGAGCCCATAGTGTTTGGGACCCTCCCAGGGGTCAGTGTGATGGGCGTGGAGCAAGCCAAGGCGGGACGGCCACCTGCTGCGTAGGGTTCTGTGCTCTTCCCTGTGTCACCCCTCAGCGTAGCTGTCACAGCGTGGGGAGACCCCTGGGCCCGGCAAGGATTGGCTGTCCACAGGAAGGGGTGAGTGTCAAGCTCCTGGGTCCCTTGGCCCTGCTGGCAGTTGGGCAGAATTAGCCAGACTTGGGCACACTGTCCCCTGCCTGAGGAATTTTAATTTCTGGATGTCATGTTTCCAATGAGAAGTGGTCCTGAAAAGCAAATTTATGTCAACCACAACTGGTTTCTTTTGAGTTTCATTATGTCCCTGGCAGCATGTTTCTTGGGAAACAACTGCTGAGTTTCCATGTGTAGAGGAAACCTGCAAAGTCGTTATGGACCCAGGCCCCTCTGCTCAGCAGGACGTGGCCACACCTGTGGGGGCAGCTTGGGAGGCCATACGGAGGCCCTCTTCTTTTTTTACCAAGGTGAGttgattatttttctgaaaagacCCTTAATTATTTAAGTTATTAGGTTTATATTGGTAGGGAAACAGGTTGGGGaggaaaaggggaaaatgtgGCAGACAGGGAGCAAAACCCATCACAATCTCCAGCTGAGATGGAACTGAACCTTGCTCCCAAATCTCTTGTTTATGGACCCCTGCCTTCCTTACCCTGGGTACTACATATCTCAGCATGGTATTTTTAAGAGGGCTAAAATCACCAAACAAGTGAGAGAGCTGGAGTGCCCCCTCCACTCCCTCCTGGTTGCTTCCAGCCACCACCCTGATAACCCCACAGAGGGAACTAGGAACCACCAAAAAGCCCATTGCTGGGTGCAGGGTGGACTCACACGCTGTACCGACATGCTCCTGGAAGCAATCCTGGTTTCAGACAGAGCTTCCCccaacattttttaatattaaaattaacattctagaaaatgcaaatttaagaaAGGAAACAAGATAATGG is a window of Manis pentadactyla isolate mManPen7 chromosome 3, mManPen7.hap1, whole genome shotgun sequence DNA encoding:
- the ZNF16 gene encoding zinc finger protein 16 isoform X1 translates to MGGPRTGSRAGLPAPASGPAAEFRGARLSRSDHRRWGLRAGESSSLPSVLPRDSDAPAVGALSARTGGGSWEPSAEGRGLWGGVEAPLTVGCPAEAEQPCPESGCVSAWRGCHRAVRQVPAMPSLRARPEEAEMEPPVPGLSPWIPEAQACVSDAPAVTHPGSSFCGPLRCGITEPGTSPHHQQPDWDTRTEDKVFLQKEELPEDLESQAEISENSSSNASQGPGLGEPCDGALGRAWGAPDKRQAQPHCPEGCLTPVAVPLWSPLGEKELDCGDFESSFGLSPSPGTFQAMPMGERPGVYVCSPSFQHSASLTSHEALCPAESPLICNACGKTFRGNPDLIQHQITHTGQKSFMCSVCGKSFSQNSLLKSHLQCHMGEKPYTCEECGKAFHAHSDLMRHRGDHSREPYACSECGKAFHQSSSLKKHQRVHAGERPYACGECGKAFRRSSNLVQHQRVHSGEKPYVCSECGKAFRRSSNLIKHHRVHTGEKPFECGECGKAFSQSSHLRKHQRVHTGERPYMCSECGKPFSRVSNLIKHHRVHTGEKPYKCPDCGKAFSQSSSLIQHRRIHTGEKPHVCDVCGKAFSYSSVLRKHQIIHTGEKPYACGVCGKAFSHSSALVQHQGVHTGEKPYECHECGKTFSRSSNLILHQRVHTGEKPYECTECGKTFSQSSTLIQHQRIHNGLKPHECNQCGKAFNRSSNLIHHQKVHTGEKPYTCVECGKGFSQSSHLIQHQIIHTGERPYKCHECGKAFSQRSVLIQHQRIHTGVKPHECAACGKAFSQRSKLVKHQLVHTRQ
- the ZNF16 gene encoding zinc finger protein 16 isoform X2, translated to MGGPRTGSRAGLPAPASGPAAEFRGARLSRSDHRRWGLRAGESSSLPSVLPRDSDAPAVPAMPSLRARPEEAEMEPPVPGLSPWIPEAQACVSDAPAVTHPGSSFCGPLRCGITEPGTSPHHQQPDWDTRTEDKVFLQKEELPEDLESQAEISENSSSNASQGPGLGEPCDGALGRAWGAPDKRQAQPHCPEGCLTPVAVPLWSPLGEKELDCGDFESSFGLSPSPGTFQAMPMGERPGVYVCSPSFQHSASLTSHEALCPAESPLICNACGKTFRGNPDLIQHQITHTGQKSFMCSVCGKSFSQNSLLKSHLQCHMGEKPYTCEECGKAFHAHSDLMRHRGDHSREPYACSECGKAFHQSSSLKKHQRVHAGERPYACGECGKAFRRSSNLVQHQRVHSGEKPYVCSECGKAFRRSSNLIKHHRVHTGEKPFECGECGKAFSQSSHLRKHQRVHTGERPYMCSECGKPFSRVSNLIKHHRVHTGEKPYKCPDCGKAFSQSSSLIQHRRIHTGEKPHVCDVCGKAFSYSSVLRKHQIIHTGEKPYACGVCGKAFSHSSALVQHQGVHTGEKPYECHECGKTFSRSSNLILHQRVHTGEKPYECTECGKTFSQSSTLIQHQRIHNGLKPHECNQCGKAFNRSSNLIHHQKVHTGEKPYTCVECGKGFSQSSHLIQHQIIHTGERPYKCHECGKAFSQRSVLIQHQRIHTGVKPHECAACGKAFSQRSKLVKHQLVHTRQ
- the ZNF16 gene encoding zinc finger protein 16 isoform X3 → MPSLRARPEEAEMEPPVPGLSPWIPEAQACVSDAPAVTHPGSSFCGPLRCGITEPGTSPHHQQPDWDTRTEDKVFLQKEELPEDLESQAEISENSSSNASQGPGLGEPCDGALGRAWGAPDKRQAQPHCPEGCLTPVAVPLWSPLGEKELDCGDFESSFGLSPSPGTFQAMPMGERPGVYVCSPSFQHSASLTSHEALCPAESPLICNACGKTFRGNPDLIQHQITHTGQKSFMCSVCGKSFSQNSLLKSHLQCHMGEKPYTCEECGKAFHAHSDLMRHRGDHSREPYACSECGKAFHQSSSLKKHQRVHAGERPYACGECGKAFRRSSNLVQHQRVHSGEKPYVCSECGKAFRRSSNLIKHHRVHTGEKPFECGECGKAFSQSSHLRKHQRVHTGERPYMCSECGKPFSRVSNLIKHHRVHTGEKPYKCPDCGKAFSQSSSLIQHRRIHTGEKPHVCDVCGKAFSYSSVLRKHQIIHTGEKPYACGVCGKAFSHSSALVQHQGVHTGEKPYECHECGKTFSRSSNLILHQRVHTGEKPYECTECGKTFSQSSTLIQHQRIHNGLKPHECNQCGKAFNRSSNLIHHQKVHTGEKPYTCVECGKGFSQSSHLIQHQIIHTGERPYKCHECGKAFSQRSVLIQHQRIHTGVKPHECAACGKAFSQRSKLVKHQLVHTRQ
- the ZNF16 gene encoding zinc finger protein 16 isoform X4, which translates into the protein MPSGGRAALPRVWLRVRVARLPQSGEAGSSHAQPQSSPRRGRNGTPGSWTVPLDPRSPGLYWDTRTEDKVFLQKEELPEDLESQAEISENSSSNASQGPGLGEPCDGALGRAWGAPDKRQAQPHCPEGCLTPVAVPLWSPLGEKELDCGDFESSFGLSPSPGTFQAMPMGERPGVYVCSPSFQHSASLTSHEALCPAESPLICNACGKTFRGNPDLIQHQITHTGQKSFMCSVCGKSFSQNSLLKSHLQCHMGEKPYTCEECGKAFHAHSDLMRHRGDHSREPYACSECGKAFHQSSSLKKHQRVHAGERPYACGECGKAFRRSSNLVQHQRVHSGEKPYVCSECGKAFRRSSNLIKHHRVHTGEKPFECGECGKAFSQSSHLRKHQRVHTGERPYMCSECGKPFSRVSNLIKHHRVHTGEKPYKCPDCGKAFSQSSSLIQHRRIHTGEKPHVCDVCGKAFSYSSVLRKHQIIHTGEKPYACGVCGKAFSHSSALVQHQGVHTGEKPYECHECGKTFSRSSNLILHQRVHTGEKPYECTECGKTFSQSSTLIQHQRIHNGLKPHECNQCGKAFNRSSNLIHHQKVHTGEKPYTCVECGKGFSQSSHLIQHQIIHTGERPYKCHECGKAFSQRSVLIQHQRIHTGVKPHECAACGKAFSQRSKLVKHQLVHTRQ